A genomic region of Bombus terrestris chromosome 12, iyBomTerr1.2, whole genome shotgun sequence contains the following coding sequences:
- the LOC100650616 gene encoding dedicator of cytokinesis protein 3 isoform X2 gives MWTTTKTTKYGVAVYNWRGDTRYGLPLEIGETVQILEECTGWYRGFSTKNRAVKGIFPSSYVHLKPCKIENEGLFESVIPLEDPVVREVTLVLREWGGIWKRLYVERVNYKFDTLRKVMRELLEWRRQLLAGTLTTDQTRELKLRIINKVDWGNRKLGLDLVPRQGAHMVDPETMSIVELYHVHVQSAENSQGSSARGTLRRKEHRKVLTHHLYFCMRDFGHSIGEDTEIYFSLYDAKRNQYLSERFLVRISKEGFSSFIEKIHSNCTIFTDLGNADLSRDLYMVAHVMRCGRMLYSDSGKNKAGTATYRRPHGVAVLSLAEATQDHTEELEMTFKVCQGEEKEFHQLHEQIIRNNKCSPLPGQPNYGIVVSLRVLHGELTQVREENPLLFKNICLTKKLGFSDVIMPGDVRNDLYLKLERGEFERGGKSTGKNIEVTILVLDADGQPLEECLFGAAGMEGSSEYQSLVIYHHNSPSWAETVRLAIPIDKFYGSHVRFEFRHCSTREKNDKKLFSFAFVRLMEPGGATLQDGPHELYIYKCEDRSKLDSLSYLSLPSSAREPNATGSPAFSRSPKEAVFVQTLLCSTKLTQNVDLLSLLQWKAHPERISEALGRVLRLDGEELVKFLQDILDALFSMFHTEDGNSTAHSGLVFQVLVSIFSLLEDSKFEHFKPVMDAYISGHFAAALVYKGLLSSVQHCADWVTAAEKQEPIIKCFRSLEYIFKFIIQSRLLFARATAGQYEDSFKRDLYCVFAALNKMLGIPYEMVLHSQIALLYSISAVFEQLVAVLPVLEVAKLACTMLDSVPREPPLQLTQAKLTAIKNLTTSLLFREDNESRNLLLVTMCRHLRIHLVRREELRSCTEILGEILSFLYKRGRDTNKVNNCIQHDVETLCLSILDVLIQTILIVINTSGPVLGCLVACLIGLLQLLDEYHYVRLWEELAHTGERKPLKDFLLRVFLVLRDLVRQEVFPPDWLVIRMQANSIILKSLQELAQPLASQASFDSQLWSTYFNLAVAYLTQPSLQLEQFSEVKREKIIEKYRDMRVFMGFQILSMWNHLGDRKLEFIPGMVGPFLEVTLVPESELRKATLHIFFDMMECEQRARGSFKSVESELIDKLDILISENKGDDEYRQLFNTILLDRVQSEDPTWKDSGTAFITSITRLLERLLDYRSVIQGDENRDKRMSCTVNLLNFYKNEFNRKEMYLRYIYKLHDLHLVAENYTEAGFTMKLYADQLGWGSTILPADHLHPQQPEWQRKEVLYHKIIHDLDRGKCWEKGIPLCKELAVLYETRLYDYAKLSHLLKLQAKLLDNILTQLRPEPEYFRVGFYGLSFPLFVRNKLFIYRGLEYERIGAFTQRLQTEFPSAQILMKNSPPDESILISEGQYIQICNVKPIPEENSLACRGAEVPERVVAFYLVNDVRKFIFDRPLHRGPVDRENEFKSLWIERTTLTTEAKLPGILRWFEVIEKRSELLAPVQYACETMLSVERELRRLVAQYTAEPNRNINPFSMRLQGIIDANVMGGITKYQEAFLTPEFARQNPDMVPHVNRLKSLILDQMSVLEAGLNLHGQIAPAGVQPLHKRLNERFTQLKQGLGPLARQRTIHQDSIVNSPLPPLPVNEKQRPATLETAGCRISHADSDGLPEDEGFYTKVDGGPPPIPQREVRPRSVGYGTTPPRPTHQRSLSKPLSPKLPLRHSLPTPTDGVDQTGLRTSWSEPGPESAPPLPPRGCTPDKRDSNTNILVPPAPPKRLAYKRNTEWSTDDDSEAQNEPNDLRDSGISTASLLDFQSHLTNLNNLGYEDFEPRTRCNDIMNISPPSVINALNVSTGNFANVTFQGSHSLPGQEVSPPPIPPKAHQDTPSAPSTLERVSNRSQSHGHSENYSVPKLQTLSMASDTESTV, from the exons GAAACTGGGCTTGGACCTGGTGCCCCGCCAGGGTGCTCATATGGTGGATCCGGAAACGATGTCAATCGTGGAACTCTATCACGTG CACGTTCAAAGCGCGGAGAATTCGCAAGGGTCGTCGGCTAGGGGAACCCTGAGGCGGAAGGAGCACAGAAAGGTGCTGACCCATCACCTGTATTTCTGCATGAGGGATTTCGGCCACTCGATCGGCGAGGACACGGAAATCTACTTCTCCTTGTACGACGCGAAACGAAATCAATATCTAAGCGAACGTTTCCTGGTTCGAATCTCGAAAGAGGGATTCTCCAGCTTCATAGAGAAGATTCATAGTAATTGCACGATTTTTACGGATCTCGGCAATGCGGACCTTAGCAGGGACCTTTACATGGTCGCGCACGTGATGCGATGCGGCAGAATGCTTTACTCTGATTCGGGCAAAAACAAAGCGGGCACTGCCACTTACAGGAGACCGCACGGCGTCGCGGTCCTCTCGCTTGCCGAAGCCACGCAGGATCACACGGAGGAACTGGAAATGACGTTCAAG GTGTGCCAAGGGGAAGAAAAGGAGTTTCACCAGTTACACGAGCAGATTATTCGTAACAACAAGTGTTCCCCACTTCCGGGCCAGCCTAATTACGGCATAGTGGTTTCACTGCGCGTCCTGCACGGCGAGTTGACTCAAGTTCGCGAGGAGAATCCACtgcttttcaaaaatatctgtCTAACGAAGAAGCTAGGGTTCTCCGACGTGATCATGCCGGGTGACGTGAGAAACGACTTGTACCTGAAACTGGAACGTGGAGAGTTCGAACGAGGCGGAAAATCCACTGGGAAAAATATCGAG GTGACGATTTTGGTCTTGGACGCGGATGGTCAACCTCTGGAAGAATGCTTGTTTGGCGCGGCTGGAATGGAGGGCAGTTCTGAGTATCAAAGTTTAGTTATATATCATCACAACAGCCCGTCGTGGGCCGAGACGGTTCGATTGGCCATACCTATAGACAAGTTTTACGGAAGCCACGTCCGCTTTGAATTCCGGCACTGTTCCA CACGCGAGAAGAACGACAAGAAATTGTTCTCCTTCGCCTTCGTGCGTCTTATGGAACCTGGGGGAGCTACTCTTCAGGATGGCCCCCACGAGCTATATATTTACAAGTGCGAAGATCGTTCCAAGTTGGATTCATTAAGTTACCTCTCTTTGCCTAGTAGCGCTCGGGAACCAAATGCAACAG GTTCACCAGCATTTTCCAGATCCCCCAAAGAGGCCGTATTCGTACAAACGTTGCTTTGCAGCACAAAATTGACGCAAAACGTGGACCTCCTGAGCCTGTTGCAATGGAAGGCACATCCGGAACGAATATCGGAGGCTTTAGGTCGCGTACTGCGGCTGGACGGCGAGGAATTGGTCAAATTTCTACAGGACATTTTAGATGCGCTCTTTTCCATGTTCCACACGGAGGACGGTAACTCCACGGCTCATTCGGGTTTAGTCTTCCAAGTGCTCGTCTCCATTTTCAGCCTTCTCGAGGATTCCAAGTTCGAGCATTTCAAACCTGTCATGGATGCTTACATTTCCGGCCACTTTGCCGCTGCATTGGTATATAAAGGTCTTCTAAGTAGCGTGCAACATTGTGCAGATTGGGTAACCGCGGCGGAGAAGCAAGAGCCTATAATCAAGTGTTTCCGTTCTCTGGAGTATATCTTCAAATTCATCATTCAAAGTCGCCTATTATTCGCCAGAGCAACAGCTGGTCAATACGAGGACAGTTTCAAGCGTGATCTGTACTGCGTTTTCGCCGCATTGAACAAGATGTTGGGCATCCCGTACGAAATGGTGCTTCACTCTCAGATAGCTTTGCTTTACTCCATCTCGGCAGTCTTCGAACAGCTAGTCGCCGTGCTGCCAGTTCTCGAGGTGGCGAAACTCGCTTGCACGATGCTCGACTCGGTGCCAAGAGAACCACCGTTGCAACTCACGCAGGCTAAATTAACGGCTATTAAAAATCTGACCACCTCGTTGTTGTTTCGCGAGGACAACGAGAGCAGGAATCTGCTGTTGGTTACGATGTGTAGACACTTGAGGATCCATTTGGTTAGACGAGAGGAACTTAGATCCTGTACGGAGATTCTAGGAGAAATCCTCAGCTTTTTATACAAAAGGGGGCGAGATACTAACAAAGTTAATAACTGTATTCAACACGACGTCGAGACCCTCTGCCTTTCTATCTTGGATGTATTGATACAGACGATTCTGATTGTAATAAACACCAGTGGCCCCGTGTTGGGATGCCTGGTAGCTTGCTTGATAGGATTGCTTCAGCTTCTAGACGAGTACCATTACGTTCGACTTTGGGAGGAGCTAGCTCATACAGGCGAACGAAAACCCCTGAAGGATTTTCTTTTGAGAGTCTTTTTAGTTCTCCGTGATCTCGTCAGACAGGAAGTTTTTCCACCCGACTGGTTAGTAATTAGGATGCAGGCGAACAGTATTATCTTAAAGTCCCTGCAGGAACTCGCTCAGCCTTTGGCCTCGCAAGCTAGCTTCGATTCGCAGCTCTGGTCCACGTATTTTAATCTAGCCGTAGCGTACCTCACTCAGCCATCTCTGCAACTCGAACAATTTTCGGAAGTGAAGCGTGAAAAGATCATTGAAAAATACAGGGACATGAGAGTGTTCATGGGCTTTCAAATACTCTCCATGTGGAATCATTTGGGTGATCGTAAATTGGAGTTTATTCCTGGAATGGTAGGGCCCTTCTTGGAAGTTACCTTAGTTCCTGAGAGTGAGCTGAGGAAGGCCACTTTGCACATCTTTTTCGATATGATGGAGTGCGAGCAACGAGCTCGTGGTAGCTTCAAATCTGTGGAATCGGAATTGATCGATAAACTGGATATCCTGATCAGCGAGAATAAAGGTGACGACGAGTACAGACAGTTGTTTAACACAAT ATTATTGGACAGAGTTCAGTCAGAAGATCCAACCTGGAAGGACAGCGGAACTGCTTTCATCACGTCAATTACGCGTTTACTGGAAAGACTGCTAGATTACAGGAGCGTAATTCAGGGGGACGAGAATCGCGACAAGCGTATGTCGTGCACTGTTAATCTATTG AATTTTTACAAGAATGAATTCAATCGTAAAGAGATGTACCTGCGTTATATTTACAAGCTTCACGACCTACATTTGGTAGCTGAAAACTATACAGAAGCTGGATTTACAATGAAATTATACGCCGATCAGCTTGGTTggggttctacaattttacctGCTGATCACTTGCATCCGCAACAGCCAGAGTGGCAGAGAAAGGAGGTCCTTTATCATAAGATAATTCATGACTTAGATCGAGGCAAATGTTGGGAGAAAGGTATTCCTTTGTGTAAAGAATTGGCAGTACTGTACGAGACTAGATTATACGACTATGCAAAATTAAGTCATCTACTGAAACTGCAAGCCAAATTACTGGACAATATATTGACACAACTTCGGCCAGAGCCGGAGTACTTTAGAGTAGGATTCTACGGTCTTAGTTTTCCTCTTTTCGTTAGG AATAAATTGTTCATCTATCGCGGTTTAGAATACGAGAGAATAGGGGCATTCACACAGCGATTACAGACTGAATTTCCAAGCGCACAAATATTAATGAAGAATTCGCCGCCTGATGAGAGCATCCTTATCTCAGAGGGACAAT ATATACAAATTTGTAACGTTAAACCAATCCCCGAGGAGAACAGCCTAGCCTGTCGAGGAGCTGAAGTGCCAGAAAGAGTGGTCGCCTTTTATCTAGTTAATGACGTTCGGAAGTTTATCTTTGATCGACCACTTCACAGAGGCCCTGTTGACCGAGAGAACGAGTTTAAATCTCTCTGGATCGAAAGAACCACGTTGACCACAGAGGCGAAACTACCTGGTATACTTAGATGGTTTGAGGTGATCGAGAAGAGATCTGAGCTACTAGCGCCTGTACAATACGCCTGTGAAACTATGCTGAGCGTGGAGAGAGAATTGAGGAGACTTGTCGCGCAATACACTGCCGAACCTAATCGAAATATTAACCCCTTTAGCATGAGACTCCAAGGTATCATCGACGCGAACGTTATGGGTGGCATCACCAAATACCAAGAAGCCTTTCTTACGCCTGAATTCGCTAGACAAAATCCGGACATGGTACCACACGTAAACAGACTGAAGAGTTTGATTCTCGACCAAATGAGCGTTTTGGAGGCGGGATTAAATTTACACGGACAAATTGCACCAGCTGGCGTGCAACCGCTACACAAGAGACTCAACGAAAGATTTACACAGCTGAAACAAGGTCTTGGTCCACTAGCAAGACAAAGAACAATTCATCAAGACAGCATTGTCAA ttCACCGTTACCTCCGTTACCCGTTAACGAAAAGCAACGTCCAGCTACATTGGAAACGGCAGGCTGCAGAATTTCTCACGCGGACAGCGATGGCCTACCTGAAGATGAAGGTTTCTACACAAAAGTAGACGGTGGGCCACCACCTATACCGCAACGTGAAGTTCGGCCACGTTCTGTGGGCTACGGGACTACTCCGCCTAGACCCACGCATCAAAGATCTCTGAGCAAACCGTTAAGTCCAAAGTTACCATTGAGACATTCTTTACCTACGCCAACGGATGGAGTGGATCAAACCGGTCTAAGAACGTCATGGAGCGAACCTGGTCCTGAATCAGCGCCACCGTTGCCTCCTAGAGGTTGCA CGCCTGATAAGAGAGATTCGAATACAAACATTCTAGTGCCACCCGCACCGCCAAAACGTTTAGCGTACAAACGTAACACAGAGTGGAGCACGGACGATGATTCGGAAGCACAAAATGAGCCGAATGACCTTCGCGATAGCGGTATATCAACTGCTAGTTTATTAGATTTCCAGTCGCATTTAACTAACTTAAATAATCTCGGTTATGAGGATTTCGAACCACGGACAAGGTGCAACGACATTATGAATATTTCACCTCCGTCTGTAATAAATGCGCTAAACGTCTCTACAGGAAATTTCGCGAACGTTACATTCCAAGGATCACATTCTTTACCAGGTCAAGAG GTGAGCCCACCACCGATACCGCCGAAAGCACATCAAGATACCCCGTCGGCTCCATCGACCTTGGAAAGAGTATCGAATCGCTCACAGTCTCATGGTCATTCGGAAAATTATTCGGTACCGAAACTCCAAACATTGTCTATGGCGTCTGACACCGAAAGCACTGTGTAG
- the LOC100650616 gene encoding dedicator of cytokinesis protein 3 isoform X1 has product MWTTTKTTKYGVAVYNWRGDTRYGLPLEIGETVQILEECTGWYRGFSTKNRAVKGIFPSSYVHLKPCKIENEGLFESVIPLEDPVVREVTLVLREWGGIWKRLYVERVNYKFDTLRKVMRELLEWRRQLLAGTLTTDQTRELKLRIINKVDWGNRKLGLDLVPRQGAHMVDPETMSIVELYHVHVQSAENSQGSSARGTLRRKEHRKVLTHHLYFCMRDFGHSIGEDTEIYFSLYDAKRNQYLSERFLVRISKEGFSSFIEKIHSNCTIFTDLGNADLSRDLYMVAHVMRCGRMLYSDSGKNKAGTATYRRPHGVAVLSLAEATQDHTEELEMTFKVCQGEEKEFHQLHEQIIRNNKCSPLPGQPNYGIVVSLRVLHGELTQVREENPLLFKNICLTKKLGFSDVIMPGDVRNDLYLKLERGEFERGGKSTGKNIEVTILVLDADGQPLEECLFGAAGMEGSSEYQSLVIYHHNSPSWAETVRLAIPIDKFYGSHVRFEFRHCSTREKNDKKLFSFAFVRLMEPGGATLQDGPHELYIYKCEDRSKLDSLSYLSLPSSAREPNATGSPAFSRSPKEAVFVQTLLCSTKLTQNVDLLSLLQWKAHPERISEALGRVLRLDGEELVKFLQDILDALFSMFHTEDGNSTAHSGLVFQVLVSIFSLLEDSKFEHFKPVMDAYISGHFAAALVYKGLLSSVQHCADWVTAAEKQEPIIKCFRSLEYIFKFIIQSRLLFARATAGQYEDSFKRDLYCVFAALNKMLGIPYEMVLHSQIALLYSISAVFEQLVAVLPVLEVAKLACTMLDSVPREPPLQLTQAKLTAIKNLTTSLLFREDNESRNLLLVTMCRHLRIHLVRREELRSCTEILGEILSFLYKRGRDTNKVNNCIQHDVETLCLSILDVLIQTILIVINTSGPVLGCLVACLIGLLQLLDEYHYVRLWEELAHTGERKPLKDFLLRVFLVLRDLVRQEVFPPDWLVIRMQANSIILKSLQELAQPLASQASFDSQLWSTYFNLAVAYLTQPSLQLEQFSEVKREKIIEKYRDMRVFMGFQILSMWNHLGDRKLEFIPGMVGPFLEVTLVPESELRKATLHIFFDMMECEQRARGSFKSVESELIDKLDILISENKGDDEYRQLFNTMEHLSAVLLDRVQSEDPTWKDSGTAFITSITRLLERLLDYRSVIQGDENRDKRMSCTVNLLNFYKNEFNRKEMYLRYIYKLHDLHLVAENYTEAGFTMKLYADQLGWGSTILPADHLHPQQPEWQRKEVLYHKIIHDLDRGKCWEKGIPLCKELAVLYETRLYDYAKLSHLLKLQAKLLDNILTQLRPEPEYFRVGFYGLSFPLFVRNKLFIYRGLEYERIGAFTQRLQTEFPSAQILMKNSPPDESILISEGQYIQICNVKPIPEENSLACRGAEVPERVVAFYLVNDVRKFIFDRPLHRGPVDRENEFKSLWIERTTLTTEAKLPGILRWFEVIEKRSELLAPVQYACETMLSVERELRRLVAQYTAEPNRNINPFSMRLQGIIDANVMGGITKYQEAFLTPEFARQNPDMVPHVNRLKSLILDQMSVLEAGLNLHGQIAPAGVQPLHKRLNERFTQLKQGLGPLARQRTIHQDSIVNSPLPPLPVNEKQRPATLETAGCRISHADSDGLPEDEGFYTKVDGGPPPIPQREVRPRSVGYGTTPPRPTHQRSLSKPLSPKLPLRHSLPTPTDGVDQTGLRTSWSEPGPESAPPLPPRGCTPDKRDSNTNILVPPAPPKRLAYKRNTEWSTDDDSEAQNEPNDLRDSGISTASLLDFQSHLTNLNNLGYEDFEPRTRCNDIMNISPPSVINALNVSTGNFANVTFQGSHSLPGQEVSPPPIPPKAHQDTPSAPSTLERVSNRSQSHGHSENYSVPKLQTLSMASDTESTV; this is encoded by the exons GAAACTGGGCTTGGACCTGGTGCCCCGCCAGGGTGCTCATATGGTGGATCCGGAAACGATGTCAATCGTGGAACTCTATCACGTG CACGTTCAAAGCGCGGAGAATTCGCAAGGGTCGTCGGCTAGGGGAACCCTGAGGCGGAAGGAGCACAGAAAGGTGCTGACCCATCACCTGTATTTCTGCATGAGGGATTTCGGCCACTCGATCGGCGAGGACACGGAAATCTACTTCTCCTTGTACGACGCGAAACGAAATCAATATCTAAGCGAACGTTTCCTGGTTCGAATCTCGAAAGAGGGATTCTCCAGCTTCATAGAGAAGATTCATAGTAATTGCACGATTTTTACGGATCTCGGCAATGCGGACCTTAGCAGGGACCTTTACATGGTCGCGCACGTGATGCGATGCGGCAGAATGCTTTACTCTGATTCGGGCAAAAACAAAGCGGGCACTGCCACTTACAGGAGACCGCACGGCGTCGCGGTCCTCTCGCTTGCCGAAGCCACGCAGGATCACACGGAGGAACTGGAAATGACGTTCAAG GTGTGCCAAGGGGAAGAAAAGGAGTTTCACCAGTTACACGAGCAGATTATTCGTAACAACAAGTGTTCCCCACTTCCGGGCCAGCCTAATTACGGCATAGTGGTTTCACTGCGCGTCCTGCACGGCGAGTTGACTCAAGTTCGCGAGGAGAATCCACtgcttttcaaaaatatctgtCTAACGAAGAAGCTAGGGTTCTCCGACGTGATCATGCCGGGTGACGTGAGAAACGACTTGTACCTGAAACTGGAACGTGGAGAGTTCGAACGAGGCGGAAAATCCACTGGGAAAAATATCGAG GTGACGATTTTGGTCTTGGACGCGGATGGTCAACCTCTGGAAGAATGCTTGTTTGGCGCGGCTGGAATGGAGGGCAGTTCTGAGTATCAAAGTTTAGTTATATATCATCACAACAGCCCGTCGTGGGCCGAGACGGTTCGATTGGCCATACCTATAGACAAGTTTTACGGAAGCCACGTCCGCTTTGAATTCCGGCACTGTTCCA CACGCGAGAAGAACGACAAGAAATTGTTCTCCTTCGCCTTCGTGCGTCTTATGGAACCTGGGGGAGCTACTCTTCAGGATGGCCCCCACGAGCTATATATTTACAAGTGCGAAGATCGTTCCAAGTTGGATTCATTAAGTTACCTCTCTTTGCCTAGTAGCGCTCGGGAACCAAATGCAACAG GTTCACCAGCATTTTCCAGATCCCCCAAAGAGGCCGTATTCGTACAAACGTTGCTTTGCAGCACAAAATTGACGCAAAACGTGGACCTCCTGAGCCTGTTGCAATGGAAGGCACATCCGGAACGAATATCGGAGGCTTTAGGTCGCGTACTGCGGCTGGACGGCGAGGAATTGGTCAAATTTCTACAGGACATTTTAGATGCGCTCTTTTCCATGTTCCACACGGAGGACGGTAACTCCACGGCTCATTCGGGTTTAGTCTTCCAAGTGCTCGTCTCCATTTTCAGCCTTCTCGAGGATTCCAAGTTCGAGCATTTCAAACCTGTCATGGATGCTTACATTTCCGGCCACTTTGCCGCTGCATTGGTATATAAAGGTCTTCTAAGTAGCGTGCAACATTGTGCAGATTGGGTAACCGCGGCGGAGAAGCAAGAGCCTATAATCAAGTGTTTCCGTTCTCTGGAGTATATCTTCAAATTCATCATTCAAAGTCGCCTATTATTCGCCAGAGCAACAGCTGGTCAATACGAGGACAGTTTCAAGCGTGATCTGTACTGCGTTTTCGCCGCATTGAACAAGATGTTGGGCATCCCGTACGAAATGGTGCTTCACTCTCAGATAGCTTTGCTTTACTCCATCTCGGCAGTCTTCGAACAGCTAGTCGCCGTGCTGCCAGTTCTCGAGGTGGCGAAACTCGCTTGCACGATGCTCGACTCGGTGCCAAGAGAACCACCGTTGCAACTCACGCAGGCTAAATTAACGGCTATTAAAAATCTGACCACCTCGTTGTTGTTTCGCGAGGACAACGAGAGCAGGAATCTGCTGTTGGTTACGATGTGTAGACACTTGAGGATCCATTTGGTTAGACGAGAGGAACTTAGATCCTGTACGGAGATTCTAGGAGAAATCCTCAGCTTTTTATACAAAAGGGGGCGAGATACTAACAAAGTTAATAACTGTATTCAACACGACGTCGAGACCCTCTGCCTTTCTATCTTGGATGTATTGATACAGACGATTCTGATTGTAATAAACACCAGTGGCCCCGTGTTGGGATGCCTGGTAGCTTGCTTGATAGGATTGCTTCAGCTTCTAGACGAGTACCATTACGTTCGACTTTGGGAGGAGCTAGCTCATACAGGCGAACGAAAACCCCTGAAGGATTTTCTTTTGAGAGTCTTTTTAGTTCTCCGTGATCTCGTCAGACAGGAAGTTTTTCCACCCGACTGGTTAGTAATTAGGATGCAGGCGAACAGTATTATCTTAAAGTCCCTGCAGGAACTCGCTCAGCCTTTGGCCTCGCAAGCTAGCTTCGATTCGCAGCTCTGGTCCACGTATTTTAATCTAGCCGTAGCGTACCTCACTCAGCCATCTCTGCAACTCGAACAATTTTCGGAAGTGAAGCGTGAAAAGATCATTGAAAAATACAGGGACATGAGAGTGTTCATGGGCTTTCAAATACTCTCCATGTGGAATCATTTGGGTGATCGTAAATTGGAGTTTATTCCTGGAATGGTAGGGCCCTTCTTGGAAGTTACCTTAGTTCCTGAGAGTGAGCTGAGGAAGGCCACTTTGCACATCTTTTTCGATATGATGGAGTGCGAGCAACGAGCTCGTGGTAGCTTCAAATCTGTGGAATCGGAATTGATCGATAAACTGGATATCCTGATCAGCGAGAATAAAGGTGACGACGAGTACAGACAGTTGTTTAACACAAT GGAACATCTTAGCGCCGT ATTATTGGACAGAGTTCAGTCAGAAGATCCAACCTGGAAGGACAGCGGAACTGCTTTCATCACGTCAATTACGCGTTTACTGGAAAGACTGCTAGATTACAGGAGCGTAATTCAGGGGGACGAGAATCGCGACAAGCGTATGTCGTGCACTGTTAATCTATTG AATTTTTACAAGAATGAATTCAATCGTAAAGAGATGTACCTGCGTTATATTTACAAGCTTCACGACCTACATTTGGTAGCTGAAAACTATACAGAAGCTGGATTTACAATGAAATTATACGCCGATCAGCTTGGTTggggttctacaattttacctGCTGATCACTTGCATCCGCAACAGCCAGAGTGGCAGAGAAAGGAGGTCCTTTATCATAAGATAATTCATGACTTAGATCGAGGCAAATGTTGGGAGAAAGGTATTCCTTTGTGTAAAGAATTGGCAGTACTGTACGAGACTAGATTATACGACTATGCAAAATTAAGTCATCTACTGAAACTGCAAGCCAAATTACTGGACAATATATTGACACAACTTCGGCCAGAGCCGGAGTACTTTAGAGTAGGATTCTACGGTCTTAGTTTTCCTCTTTTCGTTAGG AATAAATTGTTCATCTATCGCGGTTTAGAATACGAGAGAATAGGGGCATTCACACAGCGATTACAGACTGAATTTCCAAGCGCACAAATATTAATGAAGAATTCGCCGCCTGATGAGAGCATCCTTATCTCAGAGGGACAAT ATATACAAATTTGTAACGTTAAACCAATCCCCGAGGAGAACAGCCTAGCCTGTCGAGGAGCTGAAGTGCCAGAAAGAGTGGTCGCCTTTTATCTAGTTAATGACGTTCGGAAGTTTATCTTTGATCGACCACTTCACAGAGGCCCTGTTGACCGAGAGAACGAGTTTAAATCTCTCTGGATCGAAAGAACCACGTTGACCACAGAGGCGAAACTACCTGGTATACTTAGATGGTTTGAGGTGATCGAGAAGAGATCTGAGCTACTAGCGCCTGTACAATACGCCTGTGAAACTATGCTGAGCGTGGAGAGAGAATTGAGGAGACTTGTCGCGCAATACACTGCCGAACCTAATCGAAATATTAACCCCTTTAGCATGAGACTCCAAGGTATCATCGACGCGAACGTTATGGGTGGCATCACCAAATACCAAGAAGCCTTTCTTACGCCTGAATTCGCTAGACAAAATCCGGACATGGTACCACACGTAAACAGACTGAAGAGTTTGATTCTCGACCAAATGAGCGTTTTGGAGGCGGGATTAAATTTACACGGACAAATTGCACCAGCTGGCGTGCAACCGCTACACAAGAGACTCAACGAAAGATTTACACAGCTGAAACAAGGTCTTGGTCCACTAGCAAGACAAAGAACAATTCATCAAGACAGCATTGTCAA ttCACCGTTACCTCCGTTACCCGTTAACGAAAAGCAACGTCCAGCTACATTGGAAACGGCAGGCTGCAGAATTTCTCACGCGGACAGCGATGGCCTACCTGAAGATGAAGGTTTCTACACAAAAGTAGACGGTGGGCCACCACCTATACCGCAACGTGAAGTTCGGCCACGTTCTGTGGGCTACGGGACTACTCCGCCTAGACCCACGCATCAAAGATCTCTGAGCAAACCGTTAAGTCCAAAGTTACCATTGAGACATTCTTTACCTACGCCAACGGATGGAGTGGATCAAACCGGTCTAAGAACGTCATGGAGCGAACCTGGTCCTGAATCAGCGCCACCGTTGCCTCCTAGAGGTTGCA CGCCTGATAAGAGAGATTCGAATACAAACATTCTAGTGCCACCCGCACCGCCAAAACGTTTAGCGTACAAACGTAACACAGAGTGGAGCACGGACGATGATTCGGAAGCACAAAATGAGCCGAATGACCTTCGCGATAGCGGTATATCAACTGCTAGTTTATTAGATTTCCAGTCGCATTTAACTAACTTAAATAATCTCGGTTATGAGGATTTCGAACCACGGACAAGGTGCAACGACATTATGAATATTTCACCTCCGTCTGTAATAAATGCGCTAAACGTCTCTACAGGAAATTTCGCGAACGTTACATTCCAAGGATCACATTCTTTACCAGGTCAAGAG GTGAGCCCACCACCGATACCGCCGAAAGCACATCAAGATACCCCGTCGGCTCCATCGACCTTGGAAAGAGTATCGAATCGCTCACAGTCTCATGGTCATTCGGAAAATTATTCGGTACCGAAACTCCAAACATTGTCTATGGCGTCTGACACCGAAAGCACTGTGTAG